From the Plectropomus leopardus isolate mb chromosome 18, YSFRI_Pleo_2.0, whole genome shotgun sequence genome, one window contains:
- the LOC121957964 gene encoding myelin-associated glycoprotein-like isoform X3, translating to MDVVLAVVTLLITLMQGVSCNTWGVTLPRSIMGIADSCVTIPCRFEIPNNEEANFVNCSDGGIWRRGSIGGRYVLNARNPSSNMLQGQIVGDILKKNCTALFRVFPKNFNDMYFFRLECLNHIKFTFSDGVNISVQPELPPPRLISKSPLSEGDRVTLHCVVPLPCSILPPSITWYPRDDSRQERTITDQVTMMSTVHFIASADHNNQTISCSVSYPLTAGGSSLPSATTQRLNILYAPRATVVTLNMPVPVPEGRTVIFTCQSDANPPVSLYIWFRFNNGNLTKKGQGEMLILQARPEDSDLYLCEAQNEKGSQRSRPVFLEVNITSGGSECVVLLPYILFGVVLVLYILTAVVVVWKYQRRLKQIELKGEHTYADLKTCGVASDYDQLQFRQPKTMPTADVPNYENPIALQANLRNQPPSKWT from the exons ATGGATGTTGTTCTGGCAGTTGTCACTTTGCTCATCACTCTGATGCAAG GTGTATCTTGTAACACCTGGGGTGTGACGCTGCCCCGAAGCATCATGGGCATCGCTGACTCCTGCGTCACAATCCCTTGTCGTTTTGAGATCCCCAACAATGAGGAAGCAAACTTTGTAAACTGTTCGGATGGTGGTATTTGGAGGAGAGGAAGCATTGGCGGTCGTTATGTCCTCAATGCACGCAATCCTAGCTCTAACATGCTACAA ggGCAAATAGTCGGAGACATACTGAAGAAGAACTGCACAGCATTGTTCCGTGTTTTCCCAAAGAACTTCAACGACATGTACTTCTTCAGGCTGGAGTGTTTAAACCACATTAAGTTCACTTTTTCTGATGGAGTCAACATTAGCGTCCAACCAG AGCTGCCTCCTCCCCGGCTGATTTCTAAGAGTCCGTTGTCAGAGGGAGACCGGGTGACCCTGCATTGTGTAGTCCCACTTCCCTGCTCCATCCTGCCCCCCTCCATCACCTGGTACCCCCGAGACGACTCCAGGCAAGAGCGTACTATCACAGATCAG GTGACCATGATGTCCACTGTGCACTTCATCGCCTCAGCCGACCATAACAACCAGACCATCAGCTGTTCTGTCTCGTACCCGCTGACAGCAGGTGGCAGCAGCCTGCCGTCTGCAACCACTCAGAGGCTCAACATCCTGT ATGCTCCCAGAGCCACCGTGGTAACACTCAACATGCCTGTTCCTGTTCCTGAGGGCCGCACGGTGATCTTTACATGCCAGAGTGATGCAAACCCACCTGTGAGCCTCTACATCTGGTTCAGATTCAACAATGGCAAC CTGACTAAGAAGGGGCAGGGAGAGATGCTGATCCTGCAGGCCCGTCCGGAGGACAGCGACTTGTACCTGTGTGAAGCTCAGAATGAGAAGGGCTCTCAGAGGTCCAGACCCGTGTTTCTGGAGGTCAACATCACTTCAG GTGGTAGTGAATGTGTCGTGTTACTTCCCTACATTCTGTTTGGAGTCGTGTTGGTGCTGTATATCCTGACTGCTGTTGTGGTTGTGTGGAAATATCAGAG GAGGCTGAAG cagATTGAGCTGAAGGGGGAGCACACCTATGCTGACCTGAAGACCTGCGGTGTCGCCTCTGACTATGACCAACTACAG TTTCGACAGCCTAAAACGATGCCCACTGCTGACGTTCCCAACTATGAGAATCCCATCGCCCTGCAGGCCAATTTAAGAAATCAGCCGCCATCGAAGTGGACCTGA
- the LOC121957964 gene encoding myelin-associated glycoprotein-like isoform X1, which translates to MDVVLAVVTLLITLMQGVSCNTWGVTLPRSIMGIADSCVTIPCRFEIPNNEEANFVNCSDGGIWRRGSIGGRYVLNARNPSSNMLQGQIVGDILKKNCTALFRVFPKNFNDMYFFRLECLNHIKFTFSDGVNISVQPELPPPRLISKSPLSEGDRVTLHCVVPLPCSILPPSITWYPRDDSRQERTITDQVTMMSTVHFIASADHNNQTISCSVSYPLTAGGSSLPSATTQRLNILYAPRATVVTLNMPVPVPEGRTVIFTCQSDANPPVSLYIWFRFNNGNLTKKGQGEMLILQARPEDSDLYLCEAQNEKGSQRSRPVFLEVNITSGGSECVVLLPYILFGVVLVLYILTAVVVVWKYQSISRRLKQIELKGEHTYADLKTCGVASDYDQLQFRQPKTMPTADVPNYENPIALQANLRNQPPSKWT; encoded by the exons ATGGATGTTGTTCTGGCAGTTGTCACTTTGCTCATCACTCTGATGCAAG GTGTATCTTGTAACACCTGGGGTGTGACGCTGCCCCGAAGCATCATGGGCATCGCTGACTCCTGCGTCACAATCCCTTGTCGTTTTGAGATCCCCAACAATGAGGAAGCAAACTTTGTAAACTGTTCGGATGGTGGTATTTGGAGGAGAGGAAGCATTGGCGGTCGTTATGTCCTCAATGCACGCAATCCTAGCTCTAACATGCTACAA ggGCAAATAGTCGGAGACATACTGAAGAAGAACTGCACAGCATTGTTCCGTGTTTTCCCAAAGAACTTCAACGACATGTACTTCTTCAGGCTGGAGTGTTTAAACCACATTAAGTTCACTTTTTCTGATGGAGTCAACATTAGCGTCCAACCAG AGCTGCCTCCTCCCCGGCTGATTTCTAAGAGTCCGTTGTCAGAGGGAGACCGGGTGACCCTGCATTGTGTAGTCCCACTTCCCTGCTCCATCCTGCCCCCCTCCATCACCTGGTACCCCCGAGACGACTCCAGGCAAGAGCGTACTATCACAGATCAG GTGACCATGATGTCCACTGTGCACTTCATCGCCTCAGCCGACCATAACAACCAGACCATCAGCTGTTCTGTCTCGTACCCGCTGACAGCAGGTGGCAGCAGCCTGCCGTCTGCAACCACTCAGAGGCTCAACATCCTGT ATGCTCCCAGAGCCACCGTGGTAACACTCAACATGCCTGTTCCTGTTCCTGAGGGCCGCACGGTGATCTTTACATGCCAGAGTGATGCAAACCCACCTGTGAGCCTCTACATCTGGTTCAGATTCAACAATGGCAAC CTGACTAAGAAGGGGCAGGGAGAGATGCTGATCCTGCAGGCCCGTCCGGAGGACAGCGACTTGTACCTGTGTGAAGCTCAGAATGAGAAGGGCTCTCAGAGGTCCAGACCCGTGTTTCTGGAGGTCAACATCACTTCAG GTGGTAGTGAATGTGTCGTGTTACTTCCCTACATTCTGTTTGGAGTCGTGTTGGTGCTGTATATCCTGACTGCTGTTGTGGTTGTGTGGAAATATCAGAG TATCTCCAGGAGGCTGAAG cagATTGAGCTGAAGGGGGAGCACACCTATGCTGACCTGAAGACCTGCGGTGTCGCCTCTGACTATGACCAACTACAG TTTCGACAGCCTAAAACGATGCCCACTGCTGACGTTCCCAACTATGAGAATCCCATCGCCCTGCAGGCCAATTTAAGAAATCAGCCGCCATCGAAGTGGACCTGA
- the LOC121957964 gene encoding myelin-associated glycoprotein-like isoform X4, which yields MDVVLAVVTLLITLMQGVSCNTWGVTLPRSIMGIADSCVTIPCRFEIPNNEEANFVNCSDGGIWRRGSIGGRYVLNARNPSSNMLQGQIVGDILKKNCTALFRVFPKNFNDMYFFRLECLNHIKFTFSDGVNISVQPELPPPRLISKSPLSEGDRVTLHCVVPLPCSILPPSITWYPRDDSRQERTITDQVTMMSTVHFIASADHNNQTISCSVSYPLTAGGSSLPSATTQRLNILYAPRATVVTLNMPVPVPEGRTVIFTCQSDANPPVSLYIWFRFNNGNLTKKGQGEMLILQARPEDSDLYLCEAQNEKGSQRSRPVFLEVNITSGGSECVVLLPYILFGVVLVLYILTAVVVVWKYQRRLKIELKGEHTYADLKTCGVASDYDQLQFRQPKTMPTADVPNYENPIALQANLRNQPPSKWT from the exons ATGGATGTTGTTCTGGCAGTTGTCACTTTGCTCATCACTCTGATGCAAG GTGTATCTTGTAACACCTGGGGTGTGACGCTGCCCCGAAGCATCATGGGCATCGCTGACTCCTGCGTCACAATCCCTTGTCGTTTTGAGATCCCCAACAATGAGGAAGCAAACTTTGTAAACTGTTCGGATGGTGGTATTTGGAGGAGAGGAAGCATTGGCGGTCGTTATGTCCTCAATGCACGCAATCCTAGCTCTAACATGCTACAA ggGCAAATAGTCGGAGACATACTGAAGAAGAACTGCACAGCATTGTTCCGTGTTTTCCCAAAGAACTTCAACGACATGTACTTCTTCAGGCTGGAGTGTTTAAACCACATTAAGTTCACTTTTTCTGATGGAGTCAACATTAGCGTCCAACCAG AGCTGCCTCCTCCCCGGCTGATTTCTAAGAGTCCGTTGTCAGAGGGAGACCGGGTGACCCTGCATTGTGTAGTCCCACTTCCCTGCTCCATCCTGCCCCCCTCCATCACCTGGTACCCCCGAGACGACTCCAGGCAAGAGCGTACTATCACAGATCAG GTGACCATGATGTCCACTGTGCACTTCATCGCCTCAGCCGACCATAACAACCAGACCATCAGCTGTTCTGTCTCGTACCCGCTGACAGCAGGTGGCAGCAGCCTGCCGTCTGCAACCACTCAGAGGCTCAACATCCTGT ATGCTCCCAGAGCCACCGTGGTAACACTCAACATGCCTGTTCCTGTTCCTGAGGGCCGCACGGTGATCTTTACATGCCAGAGTGATGCAAACCCACCTGTGAGCCTCTACATCTGGTTCAGATTCAACAATGGCAAC CTGACTAAGAAGGGGCAGGGAGAGATGCTGATCCTGCAGGCCCGTCCGGAGGACAGCGACTTGTACCTGTGTGAAGCTCAGAATGAGAAGGGCTCTCAGAGGTCCAGACCCGTGTTTCTGGAGGTCAACATCACTTCAG GTGGTAGTGAATGTGTCGTGTTACTTCCCTACATTCTGTTTGGAGTCGTGTTGGTGCTGTATATCCTGACTGCTGTTGTGGTTGTGTGGAAATATCAGAG GAGGCTGAAG ATTGAGCTGAAGGGGGAGCACACCTATGCTGACCTGAAGACCTGCGGTGTCGCCTCTGACTATGACCAACTACAG TTTCGACAGCCTAAAACGATGCCCACTGCTGACGTTCCCAACTATGAGAATCCCATCGCCCTGCAGGCCAATTTAAGAAATCAGCCGCCATCGAAGTGGACCTGA
- the LOC121957964 gene encoding myelin-associated glycoprotein-like isoform X2, protein MDVVLAVVTLLITLMQGVSCNTWGVTLPRSIMGIADSCVTIPCRFEIPNNEEANFVNCSDGGIWRRGSIGGRYVLNARNPSSNMLQGQIVGDILKKNCTALFRVFPKNFNDMYFFRLECLNHIKFTFSDGVNISVQPELPPPRLISKSPLSEGDRVTLHCVVPLPCSILPPSITWYPRDDSRQERTITDQVTMMSTVHFIASADHNNQTISCSVSYPLTAGGSSLPSATTQRLNILYAPRATVVTLNMPVPVPEGRTVIFTCQSDANPPVSLYIWFRFNNGNLTKKGQGEMLILQARPEDSDLYLCEAQNEKGSQRSRPVFLEVNITSGGSECVVLLPYILFGVVLVLYILTAVVVVWKYQSISRRLKIELKGEHTYADLKTCGVASDYDQLQFRQPKTMPTADVPNYENPIALQANLRNQPPSKWT, encoded by the exons ATGGATGTTGTTCTGGCAGTTGTCACTTTGCTCATCACTCTGATGCAAG GTGTATCTTGTAACACCTGGGGTGTGACGCTGCCCCGAAGCATCATGGGCATCGCTGACTCCTGCGTCACAATCCCTTGTCGTTTTGAGATCCCCAACAATGAGGAAGCAAACTTTGTAAACTGTTCGGATGGTGGTATTTGGAGGAGAGGAAGCATTGGCGGTCGTTATGTCCTCAATGCACGCAATCCTAGCTCTAACATGCTACAA ggGCAAATAGTCGGAGACATACTGAAGAAGAACTGCACAGCATTGTTCCGTGTTTTCCCAAAGAACTTCAACGACATGTACTTCTTCAGGCTGGAGTGTTTAAACCACATTAAGTTCACTTTTTCTGATGGAGTCAACATTAGCGTCCAACCAG AGCTGCCTCCTCCCCGGCTGATTTCTAAGAGTCCGTTGTCAGAGGGAGACCGGGTGACCCTGCATTGTGTAGTCCCACTTCCCTGCTCCATCCTGCCCCCCTCCATCACCTGGTACCCCCGAGACGACTCCAGGCAAGAGCGTACTATCACAGATCAG GTGACCATGATGTCCACTGTGCACTTCATCGCCTCAGCCGACCATAACAACCAGACCATCAGCTGTTCTGTCTCGTACCCGCTGACAGCAGGTGGCAGCAGCCTGCCGTCTGCAACCACTCAGAGGCTCAACATCCTGT ATGCTCCCAGAGCCACCGTGGTAACACTCAACATGCCTGTTCCTGTTCCTGAGGGCCGCACGGTGATCTTTACATGCCAGAGTGATGCAAACCCACCTGTGAGCCTCTACATCTGGTTCAGATTCAACAATGGCAAC CTGACTAAGAAGGGGCAGGGAGAGATGCTGATCCTGCAGGCCCGTCCGGAGGACAGCGACTTGTACCTGTGTGAAGCTCAGAATGAGAAGGGCTCTCAGAGGTCCAGACCCGTGTTTCTGGAGGTCAACATCACTTCAG GTGGTAGTGAATGTGTCGTGTTACTTCCCTACATTCTGTTTGGAGTCGTGTTGGTGCTGTATATCCTGACTGCTGTTGTGGTTGTGTGGAAATATCAGAG TATCTCCAGGAGGCTGAAG ATTGAGCTGAAGGGGGAGCACACCTATGCTGACCTGAAGACCTGCGGTGTCGCCTCTGACTATGACCAACTACAG TTTCGACAGCCTAAAACGATGCCCACTGCTGACGTTCCCAACTATGAGAATCCCATCGCCCTGCAGGCCAATTTAAGAAATCAGCCGCCATCGAAGTGGACCTGA
- the LOC121957820 gene encoding C3a anaphylatoxin chemotactic receptor-like translates to MFSNTSLPHVLKSLKKDDTTTVDIDAIMDNVTIVLYTLTVVLGITGNSVVIWVAGFKLKPKVTNVWLVNLAIADLIFCFTRIFSLTKKLFFDHWPYGIFLCKFNGFFKYANMFCSVFLLAVISLDRALCVWQPVFTKRRRTLWAARIVAVCVWSTAIIFSTPYFYYRQVYLKNNLTKCSFDVKEKEINNSAKLALYSIRFLCGFMLPFTVILICYILAGIGIRRTRLSGKSRPLRILASLVVAFFLCWAPYHCLLLVKMGDSKNAVVKIWHPVAKGVAYFNSCVNPLLYFCMGLDVRGRFRQSLAGVYRRALADDVDGQTTQSNERSLDDSSGSKPSTVVVVGRSQTSVDVAKV, encoded by the exons ATGTTTTCCAATACGTCTCTGCCTCATGTCCTAAAGTCTCTCAAGAAAGACGATACGACAACCGTGGACATTGACGCCATTATGGACAACGTCACCATTGTCCTCTACACGCTGACGGTCGTGCTCGGCATCACGGGGAACTCTGTGGTGATCTGGGTGGCCGGATTCAAGCTCAAG CCAAAGGTCACGAACGTGTGGCTGGTGAATCTGGCGATAGCCGACCTGATCTTCTGCTTCACGCGAATCTTCTCGCTTACTAAGAAGCTCTTCTTCGACCACTGGCCATACGGCATCTTCCTCTGCAAATTCAACGGCTTCTTCAAGTACGCCAACATGTTCTGCTCCGTCTTCCTGCTGGCTGTGATCAGTCTGGACCGGGCGCTCTGCGTCTGGCAGCCCGTCTTCACCAAGCGGCGCCGCACCTTGTGGGCCGCCAGGATTGTTGCCGTGTGTGTCTGGAGCACTGCGATCATCTTCAGCACTCCGTACTTCTACTATCGCCAAGTCTACCTGAAGAACAACCTCACCAAGTGCTCTTTTGACGTGAAGGAGAAGGAAATAAACAACAGCGCCAAGCTGGCGCTCTACTCCATCCGCTTCCTGTGTGGTTTCATGTTGCCTTTCACGGTCATCCTCATCTGTTACATCCTAGCGGGGATTGGCATCCGGCGTACCCGCCTGTCGGGGAAGTCACGACCCCTGCGTATACTCGCCTCATTAGTGGTGGCATTCTTCCTGTGCTGGGCGCCGTACCACTGCCTCCTGCTGGTGAAGATGGGAGACAGTAAGAACGCCGTGGTGAAGATCTGGCACCCCGTGGCAAAAGGTGTTGCCTACTTTAACAGCTGTGTGAACCCGCTCTTGTACTTCTGCATGGGGCTGGACGTGAGGGGGCGGTTCAGGCAGAGTCTGGCGGGCGTGTACAGGAGAGCTCTGGCGGACGACGTGGACGGACAGACGACGCAGTCCAACGAACGCTCTCTGGATGACAGCAGCGGGTCCAAACCCAGcactgtggtggtggtgggacGGAGTCAGACATCAGTGGACGTAGCAAAAGTTTAA